In a single window of the Micromonospora sp. WMMD1155 genome:
- a CDS encoding Uma2 family endonuclease produces the protein MTAAVFNHEGPWTEEEYLALGETQQRVELFDGSLHVTPAPTPRHQNISGELRAMLRAPVREAGLHVLEAVNVRLRPGRIPIPDLVITGPIDFDELNVEAGDVRLVCEIISPSNASTDKVLKMHYYAAAGIEWYLLVEQESGTMHLYRRRGGHYIEQSVTRPGDQLVLTEPVKATIRPEELLP, from the coding sequence AGAGGAGTACCTCGCCCTCGGCGAGACGCAGCAACGCGTCGAACTCTTCGACGGGAGCCTCCACGTGACCCCAGCCCCCACCCCCCGACACCAGAACATCTCCGGCGAACTACGCGCGATGCTACGAGCCCCGGTTCGCGAGGCCGGCCTACACGTCTTGGAAGCGGTGAACGTCCGCCTCAGGCCCGGCCGGATCCCGATCCCTGATCTTGTTATCACCGGCCCGATCGACTTCGACGAACTCAACGTCGAGGCAGGTGACGTGCGGCTAGTTTGCGAGATCATCTCGCCGAGCAACGCGTCGACTGACAAAGTGCTCAAGATGCACTACTACGCTGCCGCCGGCATCGAGTGGTACCTCCTGGTGGAGCAGGAGAGCGGCACCATGCATCTGTACCGGCGGCGGGGCGGTCACTACATCGAGCAGTCCGTAACCAGACCGGGCGATCAGCTGGTGCTCACTGAGCCGGTGAAGGCCACCATTCGGCCGGAGGAGTTGCTCCCCTGA